The Brassica rapa cultivar Chiifu-401-42 unplaced genomic scaffold, CAAS_Brap_v3.01 Scaffold0995, whole genome shotgun sequence genome has a window encoding:
- the LOC117131498 gene encoding uncharacterized protein LOC117131498 gives MFSLDHYEWRMPRMHYGRRNTREYAQRRHYDREGNLVLPMFPDPEEQYREFPFRYPHEQTVRHKVLMPHFQRMAMETRLLQGNARFQLATEEGPPRKRGRPCKTPSAAGGTPRAFTGKCQCGVLSKNAQEDRSVAGYTEDFINQAKLCKPKNAETWCIWYKNGLRQELQAQLRGVLEPLEFALVRRMAGFAMEAEEKIAADKAALSSMEGGNPGGDVDGHEVPVGTPAKGKRGRPRKPPAVTCDCDVLVQMVQKPRKVRDYLEEFLDTAKMCQPKPAEEWCHLFRAGLRGDIREELVGVLEPLEFALVRRMANQALHAEEWLAERRRRPRRTASQRAMKTWDPSPAAPRHVNVARRDPRDDS, from the coding sequence ATGTTTTCGCTTGACCATTACGAGTGGAGGATGCCGCGTATGCACTACGGACGGAGGAACACCAGGGAGTATGCCCAAAGGCGTCACTATGACAGGGAGGGTAACTTGGTGCTACCCATGTTTCCGGATCCTGAAGAACAGTACAGGGAGTTCCCATTCAGGTACCCGCACGAGCAGACTGTGAGGCATAAGGTGTTGATGCCTCATTTCCAGAGGATGGCTATGGAGACACGCCTACTGCAGGGCAATGCGAGGTTCCAGCTTGCAACCGAAGAGGGACCCCCGAGGAAGCGTGGCCGTCCCTGCAAGACGCCAAGTGCAGCAGGGGGAACCCCAAGGGCGTTCACCGGGAAGTGCCAGTGTGGAGTGCTGAGCAAGAATGCTCAGGAGGACCGATCAGTCGCTGGATACACGGAGGACTTCATCAACCAAGCCAAGCTGTGCAAACCGAAGAATGCAGAGACGTGGTGCATATGGTATAAGAACGGGCTACGCCAGGAGCTCCAGGCGCAGCTGAGGGGTGTTTTGGAGCCCTTGGAGTTCGCGTTAGTGAGGCGGATGGCAGGTTTCGCCATGGAGGCAGAAGAGAAGATTGCAGCCGATAAGGCCGCTCTCTCGAGCATGGAAGGAGGAAACCCGGGTGGGGACGTCGATGGCCATGAGGTGCCGGTAGGGACACCCGCTAAGGGAAAGCGGGGGCGTCCGCGAAAACCACCTGCAGTAACATGTGATTGTGACGTACTGGTCCAGATGGTTCAGAAGCCACGCAAGGTGAGAGATTACCTGGAGGAGTTCTTGGATACGGCCAAGATGTGTCAACCGAAGCCAGCTGAGGAGTGGTGTCATCTGTTTAGGGCCGGGCTACGTGGGGATATTCGTGAAGAACTCGTGGGAGTCCTGGAGCCTCTGGAATTTGCACTGGTGAGAAGGATGGCTAACCAAGCACTGCATGCGGAGGAGTGGTTGGCGGAAAGGAGGCGGAGGCCGAGGAGGACCGCGTCGCAGAGGGCGATGAAGACCTGGGATCCGAGTCCCGCTGCCCCTCGCCATGTCAATGTGGCTAGACGAGATCCTAGAGACGATTCGTAG